The following proteins are co-located in the Thermus thermophilus HB8 genome:
- a CDS encoding CoA transferase translates to MAPSAWPPGKVLDLTRLLPGPLAGKLLLEMGFPVLKVEPPGGDPLKALAPEAYRFLNEGKEVLVLDLKAEEGRARLLGLVAEAAVFLESNRPGAMERLGLGPETLLAENPRLVYVRLRGYRDAPDPGHDLTYLAEAGLLGRFPWRAFQFADLAGAYALALAALKGLLLGGGFYEVALAEAVKSIAYPPIPFLDGSVLCYGVYRAREGEVALAALEPHLWARFCQKAGLPELVEAAFSPASPENPLYRTLCAFFAQRPARAWEAWAREEGLPLRAVR, encoded by the coding sequence ATGGCGCCCTCCGCATGGCCCCCCGGTAAGGTCTTGGACCTCACCCGGCTTTTGCCCGGGCCCTTGGCGGGAAAGCTCCTCTTGGAGATGGGCTTTCCCGTCCTCAAGGTGGAGCCCCCAGGGGGGGACCCCCTGAAGGCCCTCGCCCCCGAGGCCTACCGCTTTTTGAACGAGGGGAAGGAGGTCCTCGTCCTGGACCTGAAGGCGGAGGAGGGAAGGGCGCGGCTTCTGGGCCTGGTGGCGGAGGCGGCCGTCTTCCTGGAGTCCAACCGCCCGGGGGCGATGGAGAGGCTCGGCCTGGGGCCCGAAACGCTTCTGGCCGAGAACCCCCGCCTGGTCTACGTCCGCCTCCGGGGCTACCGGGACGCTCCCGACCCCGGCCACGACCTCACCTACCTGGCGGAGGCGGGGCTTCTTGGGCGGTTTCCCTGGCGGGCCTTCCAGTTCGCCGACCTGGCGGGGGCCTACGCCCTGGCCCTCGCCGCCCTCAAGGGCCTCCTCCTGGGGGGCGGGTTTTACGAGGTGGCCCTCGCCGAGGCGGTGAAGTCCATCGCCTATCCGCCGATTCCCTTCCTGGACGGCTCGGTCCTCTGCTACGGGGTCTACCGGGCGAGGGAGGGGGAGGTGGCCCTCGCCGCCCTCGAGCCCCACCTCTGGGCCCGCTTCTGCCAAAAGGCGGGGCTTCCCGAGCTTGTGGAGGCCGCCTTCAGCCCTGCTTCCCCGGAAAACCCCCTCTACAGGACCCTTTGCGCCTTCTTCGCCCAAAGGCCCGCCCGGGCCTGGGAGGCCTGGGCCAGGGAGGAGGGCCTCCCCCTCAGGGCCGTCCGCTAG
- the thiD gene encoding bifunctional hydroxymethylpyrimidine kinase/phosphomethylpyrimidine kinase, producing the protein MRVALTIAGSDSGGGAGVQADLKVFFRFGVYGTSALTLVTAQNTLGVQRVHLLPPEVVYAQIESVAQDFPLHAAKTGALGDAAIVEAVAEAVRRFGVRPLVVDPVMVAKSGDPLLAKEAAAALKERLFPLADLVTPNRLEAEALLGRPIRTLKEAEEAAKALLALGPKAVLLKGGHLEGEEAVDLLATRGGVLRFSAPRVHTRNTHGTGCTLSAAIAALLAKGRPLAEAVAEAKAYLTRALKTAPSLGHGHGPLDHWA; encoded by the coding sequence ATGAGGGTGGCCCTCACCATCGCGGGCTCCGACTCGGGGGGCGGGGCGGGGGTGCAGGCGGACCTCAAGGTCTTCTTCCGCTTCGGGGTCTACGGGACGAGCGCCCTCACCCTGGTCACCGCCCAGAACACCCTGGGGGTGCAGCGGGTGCACCTCCTTCCCCCCGAGGTGGTCTACGCCCAGATAGAGAGCGTGGCCCAGGACTTCCCCCTTCACGCCGCCAAGACGGGGGCCTTGGGGGACGCGGCCATCGTGGAGGCCGTGGCCGAGGCGGTGCGGCGCTTCGGGGTCCGGCCCTTGGTGGTGGACCCGGTGATGGTGGCGAAAAGCGGGGACCCCCTCCTCGCCAAGGAGGCGGCGGCCGCCCTCAAGGAGAGGCTTTTCCCCTTGGCGGACCTCGTCACCCCGAACCGCCTCGAGGCCGAAGCCCTCCTGGGGCGCCCCATCCGTACCCTTAAGGAGGCGGAGGAGGCCGCCAAGGCCCTCCTCGCCCTAGGCCCCAAGGCCGTCCTCCTCAAGGGGGGGCATCTGGAGGGGGAAGAGGCGGTGGACCTTTTGGCCACCCGGGGAGGGGTCTTGCGCTTCTCCGCTCCCCGGGTCCATACCCGGAACACCCACGGCACCGGCTGCACCCTCTCCGCCGCCATCGCCGCCCTCCTCGCCAAGGGAAGGCCCTTGGCGGAGGCGGTGGCCGAGGCCAAGGCCTACCTCACCCGGGCCCTGAAGACGGCGCCCTCCCTGGGCCACGGCCACGGGCCTTTGGACCACTGGGCCTAG
- a CDS encoding ABC transporter substrate-binding protein produces MRKWLLAIGMVLGLSALAQGGKLEIFSWWAGDEGPALEALIRLYKQKYPGVEVINATVTGGAGVNARAVLKTRMLGGDPPDTFQVHAGMELIGTWVVANRMEDLSALFRQEGWLQAFPKGLIDLISYKGGIWSVPVNIHRSNVMWYLPAKLKEWGVNPPRTWDEFLATCQTLKQKGLEAPLALGENWTQQHLWESVALAVLGPDDWNNLWNGKLKFTDPKAVRAWEVFGRVLDCANKDAAGLSWQQAVDRVVQGKAAFNVMGDWAAGYMTTTLKLKPGTDFAWAPSPGTQGVFMMLSDSFGLPKGAKNRQNAINWLRLVGSKEGQDTFNPLKGSIAARLDSDPSKYNAYGQSAMKDWRSNRIVGSLVHGAVAPESFMSQFGTVMEIFLQTRNPQAAANAAQAIADQVGLGRLGQ; encoded by the coding sequence ATGCGGAAGTGGCTTTTGGCGATCGGTATGGTCTTGGGGCTTAGCGCCCTGGCCCAAGGAGGCAAGCTGGAGATCTTCTCCTGGTGGGCGGGAGACGAGGGGCCGGCCCTCGAGGCCCTGATCCGGCTCTACAAGCAGAAGTACCCCGGGGTGGAGGTCATCAACGCCACGGTGACGGGCGGCGCCGGGGTGAACGCCCGCGCCGTCCTCAAGACCCGGATGCTGGGCGGGGACCCCCCGGACACCTTCCAGGTGCACGCCGGCATGGAGCTCATCGGCACCTGGGTGGTGGCGAACCGGATGGAGGACCTCTCCGCCCTCTTCCGCCAGGAAGGGTGGCTCCAGGCCTTCCCCAAGGGGCTCATTGACCTCATCTCCTACAAGGGCGGGATCTGGAGCGTGCCCGTGAACATCCACCGCTCCAACGTGATGTGGTACCTCCCCGCCAAGCTCAAGGAGTGGGGGGTCAACCCGCCCCGGACCTGGGACGAGTTCCTGGCCACCTGCCAGACCCTGAAGCAAAAGGGCCTCGAGGCGCCCCTCGCCCTGGGGGAGAACTGGACGCAGCAGCACCTCTGGGAGAGCGTCGCCCTCGCCGTCCTCGGCCCCGACGACTGGAACAACCTCTGGAACGGCAAGCTCAAGTTCACCGACCCCAAGGCCGTGCGGGCCTGGGAGGTCTTCGGCCGGGTGCTGGACTGCGCCAACAAGGACGCCGCCGGGCTTTCCTGGCAGCAGGCGGTGGACCGGGTGGTCCAGGGCAAGGCCGCTTTCAACGTCATGGGCGACTGGGCCGCGGGCTACATGACCACCACCCTCAAGCTCAAGCCCGGGACCGACTTCGCCTGGGCCCCCTCCCCCGGCACCCAGGGGGTCTTCATGATGCTCTCCGACTCCTTCGGCCTGCCCAAGGGGGCCAAGAACCGGCAGAACGCCATCAACTGGCTTAGGCTCGTGGGCTCCAAGGAGGGTCAGGACACCTTCAACCCCCTCAAGGGCTCCATCGCCGCCCGGCTGGACTCCGACCCCAGCAAGTACAACGCCTACGGCCAGTCCGCCATGAAGGACTGGAGGTCCAACCGGATCGTGGGCTCCCTGGTCCACGGGGCGGTGGCGCCCGAGAGCTTCATGAGCCAGTTCGGCACGGTCATGGAGATCTTCCTCCAGACCAGGAATCCGCAGGCCGCGGCCAACGCCGCCCAGGCCATCGCCGACCAGGTGGGCCTGGGCCGGCTGGGCCAGTAA
- a CDS encoding ExbD/TolR family protein: MSRRPLVLNLIPLIDFFLLLALFALLLARWPEALPQRALSVDLPRAEGRQGSGGVLLELDREGRLALNGKPVALKDLAQALSPLLQEGTAVRLEADREVPHGTVVAVLEAVRRAGGEKVEVGVRP; encoded by the coding sequence GTGAGCCGGCGGCCCCTGGTCCTGAACCTCATCCCCCTCATTGACTTCTTCCTCCTCCTCGCCCTCTTCGCCCTCCTCCTCGCCCGCTGGCCCGAGGCCCTACCCCAGCGGGCCCTCTCCGTGGACCTTCCCCGGGCGGAGGGGAGGCAGGGTAGCGGGGGGGTGCTCCTGGAGCTGGACCGGGAAGGACGCCTTGCCCTGAACGGGAAGCCCGTGGCCCTAAAGGACCTGGCCCAGGCCCTGAGCCCCCTCCTCCAGGAGGGGACGGCGGTCCGCCTCGAGGCGGACCGGGAGGTGCCCCACGGCACGGTGGTGGCCGTGCTGGAGGCGGTGCGCCGCGCGGGGGGGGAGAAGGTTGAGGTGGGCGTCCGGCCTTGA
- a CDS encoding ROK family transcriptional regulator, whose product MLNQLRRGPLSRADLARATGLAKSAVSRLVEELLQEGLLEEGPAAPSPLGRPPTLLRLRPRARMALGAEVGVEGTVLVALDWQGQVAWSKEWAHAPEEDLHARIQRLLLEVRPHLQDALGLGITLPGVVAGRRLLLAPNLGWREVDLSPHLAALPLPVALENDAKASALSEVFLHGEQNLAYVVLSTGLGVGVVAEGRLLRGATGAFGEVGHWLGERVSPCRCGRRGCLEVALGLETLVKRYRALGGTASTLEGLLAGARAGEEAALLALRQLGEALGRFLANLAVAYDPARVVVGGRVAELFPFLEAPLRASLEAHAFLEAHRRLPVAPSVYGHLAPAVGGASLFLARFFELGGLWAEGPRRNGGEGYAEVAFGDRYGLGA is encoded by the coding sequence ATCCTGAACCAGCTCAGGCGGGGCCCCCTCTCCCGCGCCGACCTGGCCCGGGCCACAGGCCTCGCCAAGAGCGCCGTGAGCCGCCTCGTGGAGGAGCTGCTCCAGGAGGGGCTTTTGGAGGAGGGGCCCGCCGCGCCCTCCCCATTGGGCCGGCCGCCCACCCTCCTCCGGCTCAGGCCCCGGGCCCGGATGGCCCTGGGCGCGGAGGTGGGCGTGGAGGGCACGGTCCTCGTGGCCTTGGACTGGCAGGGGCAGGTGGCCTGGAGCAAGGAGTGGGCCCACGCCCCCGAGGAGGACCTCCACGCCCGCATCCAACGCCTCCTCCTGGAGGTCCGCCCCCACCTTCAAGACGCCCTGGGCCTCGGGATCACCCTGCCCGGGGTGGTGGCGGGGCGCCGCCTCCTCCTCGCCCCCAACCTGGGGTGGAGGGAGGTGGACCTCAGCCCCCACCTCGCCGCCCTCCCCCTTCCCGTGGCCCTGGAGAACGACGCCAAGGCCTCCGCCCTTTCCGAGGTCTTCCTCCACGGGGAGCAGAACCTCGCCTACGTGGTCCTGAGCACGGGGCTCGGCGTGGGGGTGGTGGCCGAGGGCAGGCTCCTCAGGGGCGCCACCGGGGCCTTCGGGGAGGTGGGGCACTGGCTTGGGGAGAGGGTCTCCCCTTGCCGGTGCGGCCGCCGAGGGTGCCTGGAGGTGGCCCTGGGCCTGGAAACCCTCGTGAAGCGCTACCGGGCCCTGGGGGGCACCGCCTCCACGCTGGAGGGCCTTCTCGCCGGGGCCCGGGCCGGGGAGGAGGCGGCCCTCCTCGCCCTCCGCCAGCTGGGGGAGGCCCTGGGCCGGTTCCTCGCCAACCTGGCCGTGGCCTACGACCCCGCCCGGGTGGTGGTGGGCGGGCGGGTGGCCGAGCTCTTCCCCTTCCTGGAAGCGCCCCTCCGAGCCTCCCTGGAGGCCCACGCCTTCCTGGAGGCCCACCGGAGGCTCCCCGTGGCCCCCTCGGTCTACGGCCACCTGGCCCCGGCGGTGGGCGGGGCGAGCCTCTTCTTGGCGCGGTTTTTTGAGCTGGGCGGCTTGTGGGCGGAAGGCCCACGTCGCAATGGAGGTGAAGGGTATGCGGAAGTGGCTTTTGGCGATCGGTATGGTCTTGGGGCTTAG
- a CDS encoding ABC transporter ATP-binding protein, whose amino-acid sequence MRLEVQALETGYGKAQVLFGVDLEVEAGELVALLGANGAGKTTLLRALSGLLRPWKGSVLLGGKDLRGLSPARRARLGLGHVPEGRQLFPLMTVEENLRLGAAFLAPGREKEGYERVYALFPRLAERRRQLAGTLSGGEQQMLAIGRALMGFPRILLVDEPSLGLSPRLAEEVLLALKEVARGGVGVLLVEQNVALSLEVAERGYVLEHGRVVLEGPAQALAQDPRVREAYLSL is encoded by the coding sequence ATGAGGCTGGAGGTCCAGGCCCTGGAAACCGGCTACGGCAAGGCCCAGGTCCTCTTCGGCGTGGACCTGGAGGTGGAAGCAGGGGAGCTCGTGGCCCTCCTCGGGGCGAACGGGGCGGGCAAGACCACCCTCCTCCGCGCCCTCTCGGGCCTCCTCCGCCCCTGGAAGGGAAGTGTCCTCCTGGGCGGGAAGGACCTTAGGGGCCTTTCCCCGGCAAGGAGGGCCCGGCTGGGTCTCGGCCACGTCCCCGAGGGGAGGCAGCTTTTCCCCCTCATGACCGTGGAGGAAAACCTCCGGCTTGGGGCCGCCTTTCTCGCCCCCGGGCGGGAGAAGGAGGGGTACGAGAGGGTCTACGCCCTCTTTCCCCGGCTCGCCGAGCGCAGGCGGCAGCTCGCGGGGACGCTCTCCGGAGGGGAGCAGCAGATGCTCGCCATCGGCCGGGCCCTCATGGGCTTTCCCCGGATCCTCCTCGTGGACGAGCCCTCCTTGGGCCTCTCCCCGAGGCTCGCCGAGGAGGTGCTCCTGGCCCTGAAGGAGGTGGCCCGCGGGGGGGTGGGGGTGCTCCTCGTGGAGCAGAACGTGGCCCTCTCCCTGGAGGTGGCGGAAAGGGGCTACGTCCTGGAGCACGGCCGCGTGGTCCTGGAGGGCCCCGCCCAAGCCCTGGCCCAAGACCCGAGGGTGCGGGAAGCGTACCTTAGCCTATAG
- a CDS encoding thiolase family protein yields the protein MGEPVILEAVRTPIGKRNGALRAYRPDALYAKVLDALLERTGIDPGLIGDVVTGCVTQVGEQGANVGRLGVLLSRLPKEVPAVSLNRMCGSSQQAVHFAAQAIAAGDVDFAIAGGVESMTRVPMFADIGGGFHTLNPELGKRYELVHQGESAERIAERYGFCREELDEWGYLSHKRAARATEEGRFSAQILPLEGLDAEGRPFLLTRDEGVRPDVDYEKMLALKPVFREDGVVTAGNSSQISDGAAALLLGDREKALALGLRPRARFLARVVVAGDPTLQLLEVIPAAKKALERAGLSLRDVDVIEVNEAFASVVLAFLRELGADPEKVNPNGGAIAHGHPLGATGAVLMTKLLYELERTGSEFGLQVMCIGHGQATATVIQRL from the coding sequence ATGGGAGAGCCGGTGATCCTCGAGGCGGTGCGCACGCCCATCGGCAAGCGGAACGGGGCCCTGAGGGCCTACAGGCCCGATGCCCTCTACGCCAAGGTCCTGGACGCCCTCTTGGAGCGGACGGGCATAGACCCCGGCCTCATCGGGGACGTGGTCACGGGGTGCGTGACCCAGGTGGGGGAGCAGGGGGCGAACGTGGGGCGGCTTGGGGTGCTCCTCTCCAGGCTTCCCAAGGAGGTCCCCGCGGTGAGCTTGAACCGCATGTGCGGCTCCAGCCAGCAGGCCGTCCACTTCGCCGCCCAGGCCATCGCCGCAGGGGATGTGGACTTCGCCATCGCCGGCGGGGTGGAGAGCATGACCCGGGTGCCCATGTTCGCGGACATCGGCGGGGGCTTCCACACCCTGAACCCCGAGCTTGGGAAGAGGTACGAGCTCGTCCACCAGGGGGAAAGCGCCGAGCGGATCGCTGAGCGCTACGGGTTTTGCCGCGAGGAGCTGGACGAGTGGGGGTACCTCTCCCACAAAAGGGCCGCCCGGGCCACGGAGGAGGGGCGGTTTTCTGCCCAGATCCTCCCCCTCGAGGGGCTGGACGCCGAGGGGAGGCCCTTCCTCCTCACCCGGGACGAGGGGGTCCGCCCCGATGTGGACTACGAGAAGATGCTCGCCCTGAAACCCGTCTTCCGGGAAGACGGGGTGGTGACGGCGGGGAACTCCAGCCAGATCTCCGACGGCGCCGCGGCCCTCCTCCTCGGGGACCGGGAAAAGGCCCTGGCCTTGGGCCTGAGGCCCAGGGCCCGCTTCCTCGCCCGGGTGGTGGTGGCGGGGGACCCTACCCTGCAGCTTCTTGAGGTCATCCCCGCCGCGAAAAAGGCCCTGGAGCGGGCGGGGCTCTCCTTGCGGGACGTGGACGTCATAGAGGTCAACGAGGCCTTCGCCAGCGTGGTCCTCGCCTTCCTGCGGGAGCTTGGGGCGGACCCCGAAAAGGTGAACCCCAACGGCGGGGCCATCGCCCACGGGCATCCCTTGGGGGCCACGGGGGCCGTGCTCATGACCAAGCTCCTTTATGAGCTAGAGCGCACGGGAAGCGAGTTCGGCCTCCAGGTGATGTGCATCGGCCACGGCCAGGCCACGGCCACGGTGATCCAGAGGCTATAG
- a CDS encoding carbohydrate ABC transporter permease — MGRALLYGFLLLMAGFFLLPVYLVVLTALKEPARITLETVWQWPHPPYWESFRTAWEAFRPKFQNSVVLAVSATLLSALVGSLNGYVLAKWPFRGSGLLFALILFGMFIPYQSILIPLFQFMKSIGLYGSLFGLVLVHVIYGIPIVTLIFRNYYSEIPDELVEAARIDGAGFFGIFRHVILPLSVPAFVVVAIWQFTQIWNEFLFAVTLTRPESQPITVALAQLAGGEAVKWNLPMAGAILAALPTLLVYILLGRYFLRGLLAGSVKG, encoded by the coding sequence ATGGGCCGGGCCCTCCTCTACGGCTTCCTCCTCCTCATGGCGGGCTTCTTCCTCCTCCCCGTGTACCTGGTGGTCCTCACCGCCCTAAAGGAGCCCGCCCGGATCACCCTGGAGACGGTCTGGCAGTGGCCCCACCCCCCCTACTGGGAGAGCTTCCGCACCGCCTGGGAGGCCTTCCGGCCCAAGTTCCAGAACTCCGTGGTCCTCGCCGTCTCCGCCACCCTCCTCTCCGCCCTGGTGGGGTCCCTGAACGGGTACGTCCTGGCCAAGTGGCCCTTCCGGGGGTCGGGCCTCCTCTTCGCCCTGATCCTCTTCGGGATGTTCATCCCCTACCAGAGCATCCTCATCCCCCTCTTCCAGTTCATGAAGTCCATCGGCCTCTACGGCAGCCTCTTCGGGCTCGTCCTGGTCCACGTCATCTACGGCATCCCCATCGTCACCCTCATCTTCCGCAACTACTACAGCGAGATCCCCGACGAGCTTGTGGAGGCGGCCCGCATTGACGGGGCGGGGTTCTTCGGCATCTTCCGCCACGTGATCCTGCCCCTCTCCGTCCCCGCCTTCGTGGTGGTGGCCATCTGGCAGTTCACCCAGATCTGGAACGAGTTCCTCTTCGCCGTCACCCTCACCCGGCCCGAGAGCCAGCCCATCACCGTGGCCCTGGCCCAGCTCGCCGGAGGGGAGGCGGTGAAGTGGAACCTGCCCATGGCCGGGGCCATCCTGGCGGCCCTTCCCACCCTCCTCGTCTACATCCTCCTCGGCCGCTACTTCCTCCGGGGCCTCCTCGCGGGCTCGGTGAAGGGGTAG
- a CDS encoding 3-hydroxyacyl-CoA dehydrogenase gives MERSALVTGGASGLGRAAALALKARGYRVVVLDLRRGGEDLIYVEGDVTREEDVRRAVARAQEEAPLFAVVSAAGVGLAEKILGKEGPHGLESFRRVLEVNLLGTFNVLRLAAWAMRENPPDAEGQRGVIVNTASVAAFEGQIGQAAYAASKGGVVALTLPAARELAGWGIRVVTVAPGLFDTPLLQGLPEKAKASLAAQVPFPPRLGRPEEYAALVLHILENPMLNGEVVRLDGALRMAPR, from the coding sequence ATGGAGCGGAGCGCCTTGGTGACGGGCGGGGCCTCGGGCCTCGGGCGGGCGGCGGCCCTCGCCTTGAAGGCGAGGGGCTACCGGGTGGTGGTCCTGGATCTCAGGCGGGGAGGGGAGGACCTGATCTATGTGGAAGGGGACGTGACCCGGGAGGAGGACGTAAGGCGGGCGGTGGCGAGGGCCCAGGAGGAGGCCCCCCTCTTCGCCGTGGTGAGCGCCGCCGGAGTGGGCCTTGCCGAGAAGATCCTCGGCAAAGAGGGCCCCCACGGCCTGGAAAGCTTCCGGCGGGTTCTTGAGGTGAACCTCCTCGGCACCTTCAACGTGTTGCGCCTCGCCGCCTGGGCCATGCGGGAAAACCCGCCCGACGCCGAGGGTCAGCGGGGGGTCATCGTGAACACGGCGAGCGTGGCCGCCTTTGAGGGGCAGATCGGCCAGGCGGCCTACGCGGCGAGCAAGGGGGGCGTGGTGGCCCTCACCCTTCCTGCGGCCCGGGAGCTCGCCGGATGGGGGATCCGGGTGGTGACGGTGGCCCCGGGCCTTTTTGACACGCCCCTCCTCCAGGGGCTTCCGGAAAAGGCCAAGGCCTCCCTCGCGGCCCAGGTCCCCTTTCCCCCGAGGCTTGGCCGCCCCGAGGAGTACGCCGCCTTGGTCCTCCACATCCTGGAAAACCCCATGCTGAACGGGGAGGTGGTCCGGCTGGATGGCGCCCTCCGCATGGCCCCCCGGTAA
- a CDS encoding MotA/TolQ/ExbB proton channel family protein, with the protein MSGAELIRAAGPVFWILFALSVYTLYLVLAGLFRRKATARTLDRLGDLAQFAPLLGLFGTSLGMIRAFLALGQGGNPELLAQGIAEALTNTGMGLFVAVVAYGGRVLLGAMEGGEE; encoded by the coding sequence ATGAGCGGGGCCGAGCTCATCCGGGCGGCAGGACCCGTTTTCTGGATCCTGTTCGCCCTCTCCGTCTACACCCTCTACCTGGTCCTCGCGGGCCTTTTCCGCAGAAAGGCCACGGCGAGGACCCTGGACCGGCTGGGGGACCTGGCCCAGTTCGCCCCCCTCCTCGGGCTCTTCGGCACCAGCCTGGGCATGATCCGGGCCTTCCTGGCCCTCGGCCAGGGGGGGAACCCGGAGCTTCTGGCCCAGGGCATCGCCGAGGCCCTCACCAACACCGGGATGGGCCTTTTCGTGGCCGTGGTGGCCTACGGGGGGCGGGTGCTCCTTGGGGCCATGGAGGGGGGGGAAGAGTGA
- a CDS encoding 3-hydroxybutyrate dehydrogenase, producing MGAFSGRTVLVTGAGSGIGLAIARAFAREGARVLVHDVRDASRLAEELSGVFLQADLADPKEVEALGKEAAAMGVDVLVNNAGFQHIAPVEEFPLEVWQRMLQVMLTAPFQLTQALLPGMKRRGWGRILNIASIHGLVASPFKSAYISAKHGLIGLTKTVALEAGPHGVTVNAIAPAYVRTPLVEGQIQDQAKTLGIPPEEVAEKVFLAQAAIKRLIAPEEVAELALFLASEKASAITGAVFPIDLGWTAR from the coding sequence ATGGGAGCGTTTTCGGGAAGGACGGTCCTCGTCACCGGCGCGGGAAGCGGCATCGGCCTCGCCATCGCCAGGGCCTTCGCCCGGGAGGGGGCGAGGGTCTTGGTCCACGACGTGCGGGACGCCTCGAGGCTCGCCGAGGAGCTTTCCGGGGTCTTCCTCCAGGCGGACCTCGCCGACCCCAAAGAGGTGGAGGCCCTGGGCAAGGAGGCAGCGGCCATGGGCGTGGACGTCCTGGTGAACAACGCCGGCTTCCAGCACATCGCCCCCGTGGAGGAGTTCCCCCTGGAGGTCTGGCAACGGATGCTCCAGGTGATGCTCACCGCCCCTTTCCAGCTCACCCAAGCCCTCCTCCCCGGGATGAAGCGAAGGGGCTGGGGCCGGATCCTGAACATCGCCAGCATCCACGGCCTGGTGGCGAGCCCCTTTAAGAGCGCCTACATCTCGGCCAAGCACGGCCTCATCGGCCTCACGAAGACGGTGGCCCTCGAGGCCGGGCCCCATGGCGTCACCGTAAACGCCATCGCCCCCGCCTACGTCCGCACCCCCCTGGTGGAGGGCCAGATCCAGGACCAGGCCAAAACCCTGGGGATCCCCCCCGAGGAGGTGGCGGAGAAGGTCTTCCTGGCCCAGGCGGCCATCAAGCGCCTCATAGCGCCCGAGGAGGTGGCCGAGCTCGCCCTCTTCCTGGCCTCGGAGAAGGCCAGCGCCATCACCGGGGCCGTCTTCCCCATAGACCTGGGCTGGACGGCCCGCTAG